In the genome of Euleptes europaea isolate rEulEur1 chromosome 7, rEulEur1.hap1, whole genome shotgun sequence, one region contains:
- the CDC42EP3 gene encoding cdc42 effector protein 3: MPAKTPIYLKAGNNKKGKKFKLRDILSPDMISPPLGDFRHTIHIGKEGQHDVFGDISFLQGNYELLPGNEGETTGNQRGGHNEFLRANSTSDSVFTETPSPVLKNAISLPAIGGSQALMLPLLSPVTFYSKQDSLGPLRNPRHSCEPVMEEKLQEKSKQLENGKIYKGDVTWQRDVPTSHYANGRDSHSPSLSEQYTEWQTEDLFDNGHLSCDLTKTRVKSEESLSDLAEPLLSLQLDLGPSLLDEVLNVMDKNKP; the protein is encoded by the coding sequence ATGCCTGCCAAGACACCCATCTACCTGAAAGCTGGCAACAATAAGAAAGGGAAGAAATTCAAGTTGAGGGACATTTTGTCCCCTGACATGATCAGCCCACCTCTCGGTGACTTTCGCCACACAATCCACATCGGGAAAGAAGGACAGCACGACGTTTTTGGAGACATCTCGTTTCTGCAAGGGAATTACGAGCTCTTACCCGGGAACGAGGGAGAGACGACGGGCAACCAGCGTGGAGGGCACAATGAGTTCCTGAGGGCAAACAGCACCTCTGACTCTGTGTTTACCGAAACGCCTTCCCCGGTGCTCAAAAATGCCATATCCCTTCCTGCCATTGGTGGTTCTCAAGCCCTCATGCTGCCCTTGTTGTCACCGGTGACATTTTATTCAAAGCAGGACTCTTTGGGGCCGTTAAGGAATCCCAGGCATAGCTGCGAGCCAGTAATGGAAGAAAAGTTGCAGGAGAAGAGCAAACAGTTGGAGAATGGGAAAATATACAAAGGTGACGTCACATGGCAGCGGGACGTCCCGACATCACATTATGCTAACGGAAGAGACAGTCATTCACCCAGCCTTTCAGAACAATACACTGAATGGCAAACAGAGGACTTATTTGACAACGGCCATCTTTCATGCGATTTAACCAAGACGCGAGTTAAATCCGAAGAATCCCTCTCGGACCTGGCCGAGCCTCTCCTGTCTCTGCAGCTTGACCTCGGGCCCTCGCTTTTGGATGAAGTGCTCAACGTGATGGACAAAAACAAACCGTAG